From a single Maylandia zebra isolate NMK-2024a linkage group LG3, Mzebra_GT3a, whole genome shotgun sequence genomic region:
- the LOC143416609 gene encoding trafficking protein particle complex subunit 14-like isoform X1 produces the protein MESQYKFCLYFPVAQISSLSDAANYTTLPQRKNVYLGETLQFLLVLRFRGLTDRDDGALSRKDLGGSLCALASVCAAESWRQTPAEQCDRMSSCSEDSEDVECRTAEQSGRRRGDKQTFTQCHQLLSHKCSPSSAAMHSETEQAKSAWVLEDQLIFCLTVSLDKLPVSTRKAKIVVTVWKQMEENAELRELGYLTLLQFRSPTCTFRQDLSTFKAQVSTTLDVLPPPSVQCRHMTVSGKHLTVLKVMNCSSQDRMCVKDVKILPNYNSSYLPMMPDGSVLVVDNVCHQSAEISMASFCRIDNKSSHLPCMLSALEEQTFIFQLQLQEKEEQQSSKGLEVPLLAVLQWHSPVHPAMRCISTCYSIPSVHLNRPELVMMASCPRTVRPQQHFWVKYTLLNNLQDFLAVRLIWNSEGGSEQDPSVGAVVCQSPLNNLGQCKKGSMLSFTVAFQILKTGIFELSQHMKFTASVPAPPTEPQSPLKNTFEGRSLSRLKSFPHHQPFWSVNLRSGAMAELQTTTSPAGTVNRAPHLPPDPSFVSLVKIAKRECKVLVLE, from the exons ATGGAGTCGCAATACaagttttgtttgtattttcctGTCGCCCAAATATCGAGTTTATCAGACGCAGCAAACTACACAACGCTTCCTCAGCGAAAGAACGTCTACCTCGGGGAGACTCTCCAGTTTCTGCTGGTGTTGCGGTTTCGGGGCTTAACGGACAGGGACGATGGTGCTCTGTCTCGGAAGGACCTGGGGGGTTCTTTGTGCGCTCTGGCGAGCGTGTGCGCCGCGGAGAGCTGGAGGCAGACACCGGCTGAGCAGTGTGACCGCATGAGCAGCTGCAGTGAAGACAGCGAGGATGTAGAGTGTAGGACCGCAGAACAGAGCGGAAGAAGACGGGGGGACAAGCAGACCTTCACACAGTGTCACCAACTCCTCAGTCATAAGTGCTCACCCAGTAGTGCAGCGATGCACAGCGAGACAGAACAAGCCAAG TCTGCTTGGGTGTTGGAAGACCAGCTTATCTTCTGTCTCACTGTCTCTTTGGACAAGCTGCCAGTCAGTACACGTAAAGCCAAG ATTGTAGTCACTGTGTGGAAGCAGATGGAGGAAAATGCAGAATTAAGGGAGCTTGGCTACCTGACTCTGCTGCAGTTTAGGAGTCCAACATGCACCTTCAGACAAGATCTTAGCACCTTCAAGGCACAAG TCAGCACTACCCTGGATGTTCTTCCACCTCCCAGTGTCCAGTGTCGACATATGACTGTTTCTGGAAAACATCTGACCGTCCTCAAGG TGATGAACTGCAGCTCACAGGACAGAATGTGTGTCAAAGATGTCAAGATTCTTCCAAACTATAACTCGTCTTACCTTCCCATGATGCCTGATGGCTCAGTGCTCGTAGTCGACAATGTCTG CCACCAGTCAGCAGAGATCAGCATGGCTTCATTCTGTCGGATAGACAACAAATCATCACATTTACCTTGTATGCTTAGTGCCCTGGAGGAGCAGaccttcatttttcagctgcaGCTACAAGAGAAAGAAGAACAGCAATCCAGCAAG GGTTTGGAAGTCCCATTGTTGGCTGTCCTACAGTGGCACAGTCCAGTACATCCTGCCATGAG ATGCATCTCTACTTGTTACTCGATACCCAGTGTTCACTTAAATCGTCCGGAGTTGGTGATGATGGCGTCCTGCCCAAGGACCGTCAGGCCTCAACAACACTTCTGGGTGAAATATACGCTGCTCAACAATTTGCAAGATTTCCTTGCTGTTCGTCTGATCTGGAATTCAGAGG GAGGAAGTGAGCAGGATCCCAGTGTGGGAGCGGTTGTGTGCCAGTCTCCACTCAACAACCTGGGCCAGTGTAAGAAAGGTTCCATGCTGTCCTTCACTGTGGCCTTCCAGATTCTCAAAACTGGGATTTTTGAG CTGAGCCAGCATATGAAGTTTACAGCTTCTGTGCCCGCACCGCCCACGGAGCCTCAGTCACCTTTGAAAAACACCTTCGAAGGACGAAGCCTGAGCCGGTTAAAGAGCTTCCCCCACCACCAGCCATTTTGGTCAGTAAATCTCAG GTCAGGCGCTATGGCAGAGCTCCAGACAACAACCTCTCCTGCAGGAACTGTTAATCGAGCCCCTCACCTGCCCCCCGACCCCAGCTttgtttcactggtaaaaatagcCAAGAGAGAGTGTAAGGTGCTAGTGCTGGAATGA
- the LOC143416609 gene encoding trafficking protein particle complex subunit 14-like isoform X3 produces the protein MESQYKFCLYFPVAQISSLSDAANYTTLPQRKNVYLGETLQFLLVLRFRGLTDRDDGALSRKDLGGSLCALASVCAAESWRQTPAEQCDRMSSCSEDSEDVECRTAEQSGRRRGDKQTFTQCHQLLSHKCSPSSAAMHSETEQAKSAWVLEDQLIFCLTVSLDKLPVSTRKAKIVVTVWKQMEENAELRELGYLTLLQFRSPTCTFRQDLSTFKAQVSTTLDVLPPPSVQCRHMTVSGKHLTVLKVMNCSSQDRMCVKDVKILPNYNSSYLPMMPDGSVLVVDNVCALEEQTFIFQLQLQEKEEQQSSKGLEVPLLAVLQWHSPVHPAMRCISTCYSIPSVHLNRPELVMMASCPRTVRPQQHFWVKYTLLNNLQDFLAVRLIWNSEGGSEQDPSVGAVVCQSPLNNLGQCKKGSMLSFTVAFQILKTGIFELSQHMKFTASVPAPPTEPQSPLKNTFEGRSLSRLKSFPHHQPFWSVNLRSGAMAELQTTTSPAGTVNRAPHLPPDPSFVSLVKIAKRECKVLVLE, from the exons ATGGAGTCGCAATACaagttttgtttgtattttcctGTCGCCCAAATATCGAGTTTATCAGACGCAGCAAACTACACAACGCTTCCTCAGCGAAAGAACGTCTACCTCGGGGAGACTCTCCAGTTTCTGCTGGTGTTGCGGTTTCGGGGCTTAACGGACAGGGACGATGGTGCTCTGTCTCGGAAGGACCTGGGGGGTTCTTTGTGCGCTCTGGCGAGCGTGTGCGCCGCGGAGAGCTGGAGGCAGACACCGGCTGAGCAGTGTGACCGCATGAGCAGCTGCAGTGAAGACAGCGAGGATGTAGAGTGTAGGACCGCAGAACAGAGCGGAAGAAGACGGGGGGACAAGCAGACCTTCACACAGTGTCACCAACTCCTCAGTCATAAGTGCTCACCCAGTAGTGCAGCGATGCACAGCGAGACAGAACAAGCCAAG TCTGCTTGGGTGTTGGAAGACCAGCTTATCTTCTGTCTCACTGTCTCTTTGGACAAGCTGCCAGTCAGTACACGTAAAGCCAAG ATTGTAGTCACTGTGTGGAAGCAGATGGAGGAAAATGCAGAATTAAGGGAGCTTGGCTACCTGACTCTGCTGCAGTTTAGGAGTCCAACATGCACCTTCAGACAAGATCTTAGCACCTTCAAGGCACAAG TCAGCACTACCCTGGATGTTCTTCCACCTCCCAGTGTCCAGTGTCGACATATGACTGTTTCTGGAAAACATCTGACCGTCCTCAAGG TGATGAACTGCAGCTCACAGGACAGAATGTGTGTCAAAGATGTCAAGATTCTTCCAAACTATAACTCGTCTTACCTTCCCATGATGCCTGATGGCTCAGTGCTCGTAGTCGACAATGTCTG TGCCCTGGAGGAGCAGaccttcatttttcagctgcaGCTACAAGAGAAAGAAGAACAGCAATCCAGCAAG GGTTTGGAAGTCCCATTGTTGGCTGTCCTACAGTGGCACAGTCCAGTACATCCTGCCATGAG ATGCATCTCTACTTGTTACTCGATACCCAGTGTTCACTTAAATCGTCCGGAGTTGGTGATGATGGCGTCCTGCCCAAGGACCGTCAGGCCTCAACAACACTTCTGGGTGAAATATACGCTGCTCAACAATTTGCAAGATTTCCTTGCTGTTCGTCTGATCTGGAATTCAGAGG GAGGAAGTGAGCAGGATCCCAGTGTGGGAGCGGTTGTGTGCCAGTCTCCACTCAACAACCTGGGCCAGTGTAAGAAAGGTTCCATGCTGTCCTTCACTGTGGCCTTCCAGATTCTCAAAACTGGGATTTTTGAG CTGAGCCAGCATATGAAGTTTACAGCTTCTGTGCCCGCACCGCCCACGGAGCCTCAGTCACCTTTGAAAAACACCTTCGAAGGACGAAGCCTGAGCCGGTTAAAGAGCTTCCCCCACCACCAGCCATTTTGGTCAGTAAATCTCAG GTCAGGCGCTATGGCAGAGCTCCAGACAACAACCTCTCCTGCAGGAACTGTTAATCGAGCCCCTCACCTGCCCCCCGACCCCAGCTttgtttcactggtaaaaatagcCAAGAGAGAGTGTAAGGTGCTAGTGCTGGAATGA
- the LOC143416609 gene encoding trafficking protein particle complex subunit 14-like isoform X2 → MESQYKFCLYFPVAQISSLSDAANYTTLPQRKNVYLGETLQFLLVLRFRGLTDRDDGALSRKDLGGSLCALASVCAAESWRQTPAEQCDRMSSCSEDSEDVECRTAEQSGRRRGDKQTFTQCHQLLSHKCSPSSAAMHSETEQAKSAWVLEDQLIFCLTVSLDKLPVSTRKAKIVVTVWKQMEENAELRELGYLTLLQFRSPTCTFRQDLSTFKAQVSTTLDVLPPPSVQCRHMTVSGKHLTVLKVMNCSSQDRMCVKDVKILPNYNSSYLPMMPDGSVLVVDNVCHQSAEISMASFCRIDNKSSHLPCMLSALEEQTFIFQLQLQEKEEQQSSKGLEVPLLAVLQWHSPVHPAMRCISTCYSIPSVHLNRPELVMMASCPRTVRPQQHFWVKYTLLNNLQDFLAVRLIWNSEGGSEQDPSVGAVVCQSPLNNLGQCKKGSMLSFTVAFQILKTGIFELSQHMKFTASVPAPPTEPQSPLKNTFEGRSLSRLKSFPHHQPFWSGAMAELQTTTSPAGTVNRAPHLPPDPSFVSLVKIAKRECKVLVLE, encoded by the exons ATGGAGTCGCAATACaagttttgtttgtattttcctGTCGCCCAAATATCGAGTTTATCAGACGCAGCAAACTACACAACGCTTCCTCAGCGAAAGAACGTCTACCTCGGGGAGACTCTCCAGTTTCTGCTGGTGTTGCGGTTTCGGGGCTTAACGGACAGGGACGATGGTGCTCTGTCTCGGAAGGACCTGGGGGGTTCTTTGTGCGCTCTGGCGAGCGTGTGCGCCGCGGAGAGCTGGAGGCAGACACCGGCTGAGCAGTGTGACCGCATGAGCAGCTGCAGTGAAGACAGCGAGGATGTAGAGTGTAGGACCGCAGAACAGAGCGGAAGAAGACGGGGGGACAAGCAGACCTTCACACAGTGTCACCAACTCCTCAGTCATAAGTGCTCACCCAGTAGTGCAGCGATGCACAGCGAGACAGAACAAGCCAAG TCTGCTTGGGTGTTGGAAGACCAGCTTATCTTCTGTCTCACTGTCTCTTTGGACAAGCTGCCAGTCAGTACACGTAAAGCCAAG ATTGTAGTCACTGTGTGGAAGCAGATGGAGGAAAATGCAGAATTAAGGGAGCTTGGCTACCTGACTCTGCTGCAGTTTAGGAGTCCAACATGCACCTTCAGACAAGATCTTAGCACCTTCAAGGCACAAG TCAGCACTACCCTGGATGTTCTTCCACCTCCCAGTGTCCAGTGTCGACATATGACTGTTTCTGGAAAACATCTGACCGTCCTCAAGG TGATGAACTGCAGCTCACAGGACAGAATGTGTGTCAAAGATGTCAAGATTCTTCCAAACTATAACTCGTCTTACCTTCCCATGATGCCTGATGGCTCAGTGCTCGTAGTCGACAATGTCTG CCACCAGTCAGCAGAGATCAGCATGGCTTCATTCTGTCGGATAGACAACAAATCATCACATTTACCTTGTATGCTTAGTGCCCTGGAGGAGCAGaccttcatttttcagctgcaGCTACAAGAGAAAGAAGAACAGCAATCCAGCAAG GGTTTGGAAGTCCCATTGTTGGCTGTCCTACAGTGGCACAGTCCAGTACATCCTGCCATGAG ATGCATCTCTACTTGTTACTCGATACCCAGTGTTCACTTAAATCGTCCGGAGTTGGTGATGATGGCGTCCTGCCCAAGGACCGTCAGGCCTCAACAACACTTCTGGGTGAAATATACGCTGCTCAACAATTTGCAAGATTTCCTTGCTGTTCGTCTGATCTGGAATTCAGAGG GAGGAAGTGAGCAGGATCCCAGTGTGGGAGCGGTTGTGTGCCAGTCTCCACTCAACAACCTGGGCCAGTGTAAGAAAGGTTCCATGCTGTCCTTCACTGTGGCCTTCCAGATTCTCAAAACTGGGATTTTTGAG CTGAGCCAGCATATGAAGTTTACAGCTTCTGTGCCCGCACCGCCCACGGAGCCTCAGTCACCTTTGAAAAACACCTTCGAAGGACGAAGCCTGAGCCGGTTAAAGAGCTTCCCCCACCACCAGCCATTTTG GTCAGGCGCTATGGCAGAGCTCCAGACAACAACCTCTCCTGCAGGAACTGTTAATCGAGCCCCTCACCTGCCCCCCGACCCCAGCTttgtttcactggtaaaaatagcCAAGAGAGAGTGTAAGGTGCTAGTGCTGGAATGA